The following proteins are encoded in a genomic region of Neomicrococcus aestuarii:
- a CDS encoding heavy metal translocating P-type ATPase, whose translation MCRSSISRSAGGYSPDLVRVTAGVPVQLRFDRQDNSDCTSRVVFPDLRKSVSLAAFDTTVLDLTVDEPGEYSWACGMNMLHGRLIVEPSDGGTAGDGQDGDITEERRAAVDPMPAGGNPVPASEPSGARNRGGETARSVGVGPMVEQQDRPERAEFMLPGALRSMPIDTGRAEAVLRRIPGVDSATINFGAERAVILYDPQQSDVPALERAVTEATGFPARLRAQPGSADTEDAEAKSREAELRDLRWRVGLGTLLTLPVLYGAMGPYFIDDRYVPDALQSPLMQLLLTMPVMLVVGWPVHRIGWHALANRSAEMNSLITLGTTAAFAYSLVVTFAPQVLPADVREVYYEVVSFIITVILLGRLVEAGARAGTGNAIRALIALTPATARVIRDGQEIETAVDDVRLGDEIRVRPGEKIPVDGEIIQGRSAVDESMVTGESLPVTKHVGDAVIGATVNGTGAFTMRATRVGADTALAQIIRLVQEAQSSKAPIQRLADAVSGYFVPAVVFIAIATFVLWFTVGDSLSLAVVAGVSVLIIACPCALGLATPLSIMVATGKGAALGVLVKDAAALETVRKLHTVVLDKTGTLTRGKPALTDTVPTPGYDAGELLRLAGAAEAESEHPLAAAIVAGARENGNLPRATAFDSITGKGIRATVEHYDVLIGNSRLLADAGIATAALEAEAERFAKDGKTPMYVAVDGKPAGILAVADTLKPDSSDAVAELRRNGLEVIMITGDNKATAEAIARQTGIERVLADVLPQDKSAEIRSLQDEGKLVAMVGDGINDAPALAQADVGIAIGTGTDVAIEAADVTLMSGELSGLNKTVALSRATMRNIRQNLVLAFGYNTAAIPLAAGLLYPWTGALLSPMVAGAAMALSSISVVVNSTRLNTFKAPATTGSRHDEETQSRNVAEGSR comes from the coding sequence GTGTGCAGGTCGTCGATATCGCGGTCCGCGGGGGGATATTCGCCGGACCTTGTGCGCGTCACGGCGGGGGTTCCGGTGCAGCTTCGTTTCGACCGGCAGGACAACAGCGACTGCACGAGTCGGGTGGTGTTTCCGGATCTGCGCAAGAGCGTCTCGCTGGCGGCCTTCGACACGACGGTCCTGGACCTGACCGTTGATGAGCCGGGCGAGTATTCATGGGCGTGCGGCATGAACATGCTTCACGGTCGGCTGATCGTTGAACCGTCCGACGGTGGTACAGCGGGGGATGGGCAAGATGGCGATATCACGGAGGAGCGGCGTGCGGCCGTGGACCCGATGCCTGCCGGCGGCAATCCAGTTCCGGCGTCCGAGCCGTCGGGCGCTCGGAACAGGGGCGGGGAGACGGCGCGGTCGGTCGGTGTGGGGCCCATGGTTGAGCAGCAGGACCGGCCCGAACGGGCCGAATTCATGCTTCCCGGCGCCCTGCGCAGCATGCCGATAGACACTGGCCGGGCCGAGGCGGTACTCCGGCGGATCCCCGGCGTGGACAGCGCCACCATCAATTTCGGCGCCGAGCGGGCCGTGATTCTCTACGACCCGCAACAGTCGGACGTTCCGGCTCTCGAACGCGCCGTCACCGAAGCCACAGGTTTTCCGGCCCGGCTGCGGGCGCAGCCCGGATCGGCGGATACGGAGGACGCGGAGGCCAAGTCCCGGGAGGCCGAACTGCGCGATCTGCGCTGGCGCGTGGGGCTGGGAACACTGCTCACCCTGCCGGTCCTGTACGGGGCGATGGGGCCGTACTTCATCGACGACCGGTATGTGCCGGATGCCCTGCAAAGTCCGCTGATGCAGCTGCTTCTGACTATGCCGGTCATGCTCGTCGTCGGGTGGCCGGTACACAGAATTGGATGGCACGCCCTCGCCAACCGTTCGGCCGAAATGAACAGCCTCATCACCCTCGGCACCACCGCCGCCTTCGCTTACAGCCTCGTCGTGACCTTTGCCCCGCAGGTCCTGCCCGCCGATGTCCGGGAGGTCTATTACGAGGTCGTGTCCTTCATCATCACGGTGATCCTCTTAGGCCGGCTCGTGGAGGCCGGGGCGCGGGCCGGGACCGGCAACGCCATCCGGGCCCTGATAGCCCTCACTCCCGCAACCGCGAGGGTGATCCGGGACGGACAGGAAATCGAGACGGCGGTCGACGACGTCCGGCTCGGGGACGAGATCCGGGTCCGGCCGGGTGAGAAAATCCCTGTGGACGGTGAGATCATCCAGGGCCGCTCGGCTGTGGACGAATCCATGGTGACCGGTGAGAGCCTGCCGGTGACCAAGCATGTCGGCGACGCCGTCATCGGCGCGACCGTCAACGGCACGGGGGCATTCACCATGCGCGCCACCCGCGTCGGGGCGGACACGGCGCTGGCACAGATCATCCGGCTGGTTCAGGAGGCGCAGAGTTCGAAGGCGCCGATCCAGCGGCTGGCAGACGCCGTGTCCGGTTACTTCGTGCCTGCCGTGGTGTTCATCGCGATCGCCACCTTCGTTCTGTGGTTTACGGTGGGTGATTCCCTGTCCCTGGCCGTGGTGGCCGGGGTCAGTGTGCTCATCATCGCCTGCCCCTGCGCACTGGGTCTGGCTACTCCGCTGTCGATCATGGTTGCCACCGGCAAGGGCGCAGCGCTGGGCGTTCTCGTCAAGGACGCCGCCGCCCTGGAAACAGTCCGCAAGCTCCATACGGTGGTGCTGGATAAAACCGGAACACTGACCCGCGGAAAACCTGCACTTACTGACACCGTCCCGACCCCCGGGTACGACGCCGGGGAACTCCTGCGCCTGGCCGGGGCTGCGGAAGCGGAGAGCGAACATCCCCTCGCAGCTGCCATCGTCGCCGGCGCCCGCGAAAACGGCAACCTTCCGCGGGCGACCGCTTTCGACTCGATCACCGGCAAAGGGATCCGGGCAACAGTGGAACACTACGACGTGCTCATCGGGAACAGCCGGCTTCTGGCCGACGCCGGAATCGCCACCGCCGCACTGGAGGCCGAGGCGGAACGGTTCGCCAAGGATGGGAAAACGCCCATGTATGTTGCCGTCGACGGAAAACCGGCCGGGATCCTCGCCGTGGCGGACACGCTCAAGCCCGATTCCTCTGACGCCGTCGCTGAACTGCGCCGGAACGGGCTCGAGGTGATCATGATCACCGGAGACAACAAGGCGACCGCGGAGGCAATCGCCCGGCAGACCGGCATCGAACGCGTACTTGCCGACGTGCTGCCCCAGGACAAGTCAGCCGAGATCCGTTCACTCCAGGACGAAGGGAAACTGGTGGCCATGGTGGGCGACGGCATCAACGACGCCCCTGCCCTGGCGCAGGCCGACGTCGGCATAGCCATCGGCACCGGAACCGACGTCGCCATCGAGGCCGCCGACGTCACACTGATGTCCGGTGAACTGTCCGGACTGAACAAGACCGTAGCCCTGTCACGGGCCACCATGCGCAACATCCGGCAAAACCTCGTGCTGGCCTTCGGCTATAACACCGCCGCAATCCCCCTCGCGGCGGGCCTGCTCTACCCGTGGACGGGAGCGCTGCTGTCCCCGATGGTGGCTGGAGCCGCCATGGCACTGTCAAGCATCAGCGTTGTCGTCAACTCCACCCGCCTAAACACCTTCAAGGCCCCTGCCACGACGGGATCCCGTCACGACGAAGAAACCCAAAGCCGAAACGTGGCAGAAGGAAGCCGTTGA
- a CDS encoding DUF305 domain-containing protein, translating to MSLPSAAQPYVPERVILPLRAGYLWFGFVTVVVLTALVFFAIGWSSATPRPVSDTGADAGFARDMQAHHAQAVEMALLIRDKSSNEEIRAVAYDVATSQQHQKGQMYAWLQNWGLPQARSIAPMAWMESEAGGHGSGSAHAGQNGAGGAESAMEGMATPEQMQALRGSSGVEADRLFTDLMIRHHQGGVAMASAGVRLAETSTVREFAALIVDAQTAEITALQELRSRL from the coding sequence ATGTCCCTTCCATCCGCAGCTCAGCCATACGTTCCGGAACGGGTTATCCTCCCGCTCCGGGCCGGTTATCTGTGGTTTGGCTTCGTCACGGTTGTTGTCCTCACCGCGCTGGTCTTTTTTGCTATCGGCTGGTCGTCCGCCACGCCGCGGCCCGTGTCGGATACGGGGGCGGACGCCGGGTTTGCCCGGGACATGCAGGCACACCACGCCCAGGCCGTCGAGATGGCCCTGCTGATCCGTGACAAGTCCAGTAACGAGGAGATCCGGGCTGTCGCTTACGACGTTGCCACCAGCCAGCAGCACCAGAAGGGGCAGATGTACGCCTGGCTGCAGAACTGGGGGCTGCCGCAGGCACGCTCGATCGCGCCCATGGCGTGGATGGAGTCAGAGGCCGGCGGTCATGGAAGCGGTTCGGCGCATGCGGGGCAGAATGGTGCAGGCGGCGCTGAGAGCGCGATGGAGGGCATGGCCACCCCTGAGCAGATGCAGGCGCTGCGCGGGTCCTCCGGCGTCGAAGCGGACCGGCTGTTCACCGATCTGATGATCCGCCACCACCAAGGTGGCGTGGCCATGGCGTCTGCCGGAGTACGCCTGGCCGAGACCTCCACCGTCCGCGAATTCGCGGCCCTGATCGTGGACGCCCAGACTGCCGAAATCACCGCACTCCAAGAGCTGCGCAGCAGACTCTGA
- a CDS encoding DUF3105 domain-containing protein: MSAEERKALVKAMQAKQRADERRKAWLIYGTGGAVITSIIAATAFVVVGEVQKQETVKAEAARPIEGAQEFPDQSRNHVSGSVSYPRNPPTGGDHAPVWTNCGTYTAPVEPTRAVHSLEHGAVWLSYRPDLPQDQVAELTSLAGSQDYLLLSPVTEQTSPVTATAWGKQLSVDSSSDERIATFIKKYRQGPDAPEPGAVCTGGVDG; this comes from the coding sequence ATGAGCGCCGAGGAACGAAAAGCCCTTGTCAAGGCAATGCAGGCCAAACAACGCGCCGACGAACGGCGCAAGGCATGGTTGATCTACGGCACCGGCGGCGCCGTCATCACCTCGATCATCGCTGCCACGGCCTTCGTCGTCGTAGGGGAAGTCCAAAAACAGGAAACGGTCAAGGCTGAGGCCGCCCGGCCAATCGAAGGCGCCCAGGAATTCCCGGACCAGTCCAGAAACCACGTCTCCGGCTCCGTCAGCTACCCCCGGAACCCGCCAACCGGTGGTGACCACGCGCCGGTCTGGACAAACTGCGGTACCTACACCGCCCCGGTCGAACCGACCAGGGCGGTGCATTCCCTTGAACACGGTGCCGTCTGGCTCTCCTACCGTCCCGACCTCCCCCAGGACCAGGTCGCCGAACTGACCTCACTGGCCGGCAGCCAGGATTACCTCCTGCTCAGCCCGGTGACTGAGCAGACCTCGCCTGTTACCGCCACAGCCTGGGGCAAACAGCTCTCGGTGGACAGCAGCAGCGACGAACGCATCGCGACCTTCATCAAGAAATACCGGCAGGGCCCCGACGCCCCCGAACCCGGAGCCGTTTGCACCGGGGGCGTCGACGGCTGA
- a CDS encoding LCP family protein — MNDSSQSAGPSPEEHGVEADDAVGPRRQAREEGRKKSRKWAWWITGAAIVAVVAVIAGYLLNLANVYSSQATTIDVRADGQLTKDPNDGALNILLLGSDTRGEGQDTAENKGEDGARSDTIMLVHVSADRQNMYVMSVVRDLWVEIPGQGERKVNAAYSLGGYPLVVSTMESLFGVPIDHVVSIDFEGFKGLTNALGGVTVNNPIAFCSGQESPSCYEKGTIQLQDTAALRYVRERKAFEDGDFQRVQNQQRFLRAVARKLLNQSTLNNPFTVATIVNEVSPYLSVDSSLDAQTAGALLLQLKDIKLDNVKMFTLPTDEAETGPGGASIITQDESAMASISEVLQNDDVQSFLDDPNHGTNAYGGSITDDSVETSPASSSASESASTSSASSSSASE; from the coding sequence ATGAATGATTCGAGCCAAAGCGCGGGACCTTCGCCAGAAGAACATGGCGTAGAAGCCGACGACGCAGTTGGGCCGCGCCGGCAAGCTCGCGAAGAGGGTCGAAAGAAGAGTCGTAAGTGGGCCTGGTGGATCACAGGGGCCGCTATCGTCGCTGTGGTTGCCGTCATTGCTGGCTACCTGCTCAACCTTGCTAACGTCTACTCTTCCCAAGCCACCACCATCGACGTGCGGGCCGACGGTCAGCTCACGAAGGACCCCAATGACGGGGCGCTCAACATTCTCCTTTTGGGTTCTGACACGCGTGGTGAAGGTCAAGACACCGCCGAGAACAAGGGTGAGGACGGCGCGCGAAGCGACACCATCATGCTGGTGCACGTCTCCGCAGACCGCCAGAACATGTACGTGATGTCCGTGGTGCGCGACCTCTGGGTAGAAATCCCCGGTCAGGGCGAACGCAAAGTCAACGCCGCGTATAGCCTAGGCGGTTACCCACTCGTGGTTTCCACGATGGAGAGCCTCTTCGGAGTGCCCATTGACCACGTGGTGTCTATTGACTTCGAAGGCTTCAAAGGACTTACGAACGCACTCGGCGGCGTGACGGTCAACAACCCGATCGCATTCTGCTCCGGCCAAGAGAGTCCTTCGTGCTACGAAAAGGGCACTATCCAGCTCCAGGACACTGCCGCGTTGCGCTACGTGCGGGAACGCAAGGCCTTCGAAGATGGCGATTTCCAGCGCGTACAGAATCAACAGCGCTTCTTGCGCGCCGTGGCTCGCAAGCTGTTGAACCAGAGCACGCTGAACAACCCTTTCACCGTGGCGACTATCGTCAACGAAGTCAGCCCCTACCTGAGCGTGGATAGTAGCCTGGACGCGCAGACCGCCGGCGCCCTCTTGCTCCAGCTCAAAGACATCAAGCTGGATAACGTTAAAATGTTCACGCTTCCTACCGACGAGGCCGAAACCGGTCCCGGTGGTGCGTCCATCATCACGCAAGACGAGTCCGCCATGGCGTCCATCTCAGAAGTGCTGCAAAATGATGATGTTCAATCGTTCTTGGATGATCCGAACCATGGCACCAACGCTTACGGGGGATCTATCACGGATGATTCCGTGGAAACCTCACCAGCGTCGTCGTCCGCTAGCGAATCCGCAAGCACCTCTTCCGCAAGCTCCTCCAGCGCAAGTGAGTAG
- a CDS encoding DedA family protein, translating to MQAINDFILAAAGQPWVLLLVLACSIVDGFFPPIPSESVVVGLAAVSASAGVPNTWLLFLLAAVGAFTGDNVAYLIGRKVGLQRFRWMRSQHAQTAFRRSGRELHRRAASVIIVARFVPVGRVAVNLTAGATHYPRRRFIALTAVSGSLWAGYSVTIGLFFGQWFRDNHLLAVALAIVCAVTLGILLDLVISRFRERRLDEVEEPAPGP from the coding sequence GTGCAGGCAATCAACGACTTCATCCTGGCGGCCGCGGGCCAACCGTGGGTGCTCCTGCTCGTGTTGGCCTGCAGCATCGTCGACGGCTTCTTTCCTCCGATACCCAGCGAATCCGTTGTGGTGGGGCTGGCAGCCGTTTCCGCCAGCGCCGGCGTACCCAACACGTGGCTGCTGTTCCTCCTGGCAGCCGTCGGCGCCTTCACAGGCGACAACGTCGCCTACCTCATCGGTCGAAAAGTGGGTCTACAACGCTTTCGCTGGATGCGGTCGCAACACGCCCAGACCGCCTTCCGCCGGTCCGGCAGGGAGCTCCACCGACGTGCGGCCTCGGTGATCATCGTCGCCCGCTTCGTGCCGGTGGGCAGAGTCGCGGTCAATCTCACCGCCGGAGCCACGCATTACCCCCGTAGGCGTTTCATCGCATTGACAGCCGTCTCCGGAAGCCTTTGGGCCGGCTATTCGGTGACGATCGGATTGTTTTTCGGGCAGTGGTTCAGGGACAACCACCTTCTGGCAGTAGCTCTGGCGATCGTCTGCGCCGTCACTCTGGGTATCTTGCTGGATCTGGTCATCAGCCGCTTCCGGGAGAGACGCCTGGACGAAGTCGAGGAGCCGGCCCCCGGCCCTTGA
- a CDS encoding F510_1955 family glycosylhydrolase — translation MPSTSRLRPIRYAGMPAAAAVLLLALSACAAPAAPSKSSSSTAVGDYPSAHIHGIAVEEASGKIMLATHDGLFDVTSKPAVKIGPTNDLMGFSPTKDEGVFYASGHPGEGSTLPNPVGLIRSSDGGKTWEQLSRQGESDFHAMTLTKSGIVASDGILRTSPDGKTWNTSAAEFQPAVLAGNPGSATVLATTEQGLQRSTDGGRTWQLLGSAPVVQFAAFATTADAIGIEPSGAVHYSSDGGVTWARKGNVNGEIQAITTAKAADGQLNIWAATGEGVLVSTDGGANFAPYSPS, via the coding sequence ATGCCATCCACCAGCCGTTTGCGCCCTATCCGATACGCCGGCATGCCGGCGGCGGCAGCGGTGCTGCTGTTGGCGCTGTCCGCCTGCGCCGCACCGGCAGCCCCCAGCAAATCATCTTCCTCCACAGCCGTCGGCGACTATCCGTCCGCCCACATCCATGGGATTGCCGTTGAGGAAGCCTCCGGAAAAATTATGCTGGCGACTCACGACGGCCTTTTCGACGTCACCTCCAAGCCGGCCGTCAAGATCGGCCCGACCAATGACCTGATGGGCTTCTCGCCCACGAAAGATGAGGGCGTCTTTTACGCGTCCGGCCACCCGGGGGAGGGATCGACCCTTCCGAACCCGGTGGGCCTGATCAGGTCCAGCGACGGCGGCAAGACCTGGGAACAGCTCTCACGCCAGGGCGAGTCCGACTTCCACGCCATGACCCTGACCAAAAGCGGCATAGTGGCCTCTGACGGAATACTCCGCACCAGCCCGGACGGGAAAACCTGGAACACATCCGCCGCCGAGTTCCAGCCCGCCGTACTGGCAGGCAACCCCGGCAGCGCCACCGTCCTGGCCACCACCGAGCAAGGACTGCAGCGCTCCACCGACGGCGGCAGGACCTGGCAACTGCTGGGCTCCGCACCCGTCGTTCAGTTCGCCGCCTTCGCCACCACCGCTGACGCGATAGGCATCGAGCCCTCCGGAGCAGTCCACTACTCCTCCGATGGGGGCGTGACGTGGGCACGTAAAGGAAACGTCAACGGGGAGATCCAGGCCATCACCACAGCCAAAGCGGCCGACGGTCAACTGAACATCTGGGCCGCCACAGGGGAGGGCGTCCTGGTCTCCACCGACGGTGGCGCCAACTTCGCACCATACAGCCCGTCCTGA
- a CDS encoding YHS domain-containing protein — protein sequence MSNAPELVTDPVCGMAVDPTTAAASAEYEGRTYYFCSQTCATSFKATPARYAAGAAT from the coding sequence ATGTCCAACGCACCAGAGCTGGTGACCGATCCCGTCTGCGGAATGGCCGTGGACCCCACTACCGCGGCGGCCAGCGCCGAGTACGAGGGCCGGACCTACTACTTTTGCTCGCAGACCTGCGCGACCAGTTTTAAGGCCACTCCAGCAAGGTACGCCGCAGGAGCCGCCACCTGA